The genomic stretch TACTGTCTAATAGATAGTCCTCTATAAAGGATGGAATACTCAAATCATTTATAAAACTTGTACTAATTCCTATACCTAAAAAGGGCGTTAGCAAGAGAAAATAAATTAGTAAACATACACCTCCTAAACTAAATATCTTTGGAAACCTCTTTAATGCATTTACACTGGCTCCAATGGGGTTAATATGTTTTTTAAAATACTGTTTCTTAGATATGACTATTAAGCCTCCAATTTCAGATAATAATCCTATGCTAGATATTAAAAACATTAATAATACACATATAACTCCATAAGGACTATATATGAATTTAATTATTTCACTATTTACTAGTACACTTATTCCCCCTTTGTTCATAAAATAATTCATCATTATTGTCATAAGAGGAATCAGTACCCCAGCTATTATGGCTTTATTAATAGCTTCATAAGTTATATATACTTTATAGTTATCTTTAAAGTCTTTAAATGTATCTTTTGAAAATACAATCTTATCTTTCATATACCCATTACTCCTAATCTCCATTGTTTATGTATTATGTAATTTTTTTAGTATTGTCTTATCTATAATATTAATGTTATTCTTCATTCTATAATATAACAGAAAAAGAGATGCCATAAAAGCATCTCTTTTTCTGTTATATTTTTATAATACCATATGCCTTCTTAAACCTTTCTTCTTTTGCATTGTTTACATTCATAGGATCCCTTATGGATACATGGATCAATATGAACTATTATTTCATTTATATTAGCAAAATTATCCTTTATATCTTTCTGGGCAATATCTCCTATCCTATGGCCTTCATACACGGTAATATTCGGATCAACACATATATTTATGTCTAGATTAGCCTTAGACCCATGCTTTCTTCCCCTAAGCTGATTTATATCTCTTACACCTTTAATTTCCTTAACCTTATCTTTTATTTGTTCTATTTCTTCTTCACCTATACTTCCGTCCATTAGTTCATGTACTGCCTGTAATAAAAGTTCAATTCCTACCTTTACAACTATTACAGATACTATTATTCCGGCCAAAGGATCTAAATAACTATACCCTAATCTTGATCCTATTATACCAATTAAGGCGGCTATGGATGAGAAGGCATCGGACCTATGATGCCAAGCATCTGACATCATGGCATTACTATTTATCTTTTTAGCAGCACTTATAGTAATTCTATATTGATATTCCTTTATTAATACGGATATTATTGCAACTATTATAGTATAGAACTCAGGCTGAGCATAAGTTTTATGTATTATGGTATTAATACTGTGATAACCTATTTGTGCTCCTGTTGTAGCTAATACTAAAGCCAATAAAAAAGATGCTATGGATTCTGCCTTTTCATGGCCATATGGATGTTCTTCATCCCTAGGTTTAGACGAAATAAATAAACTAATTATAATACCCATAGAAGTTATTACATCACTCAATGAGTGTAAACCATCGGCTACCATAGCGCTACTATTTCCCCAAAGTCCTCCTATAACTTTTATAATTGTCAACAATACGTTTAAGGCAATTGTAATGGCAAGTACCTTATTTCCTAATTTTATTCTTTCCCCATCATTTAACATTTTTTAATTCTCTCCCATTCTCAAATGACATAACATTATTATATTATATACTCTTACAAGTCTTTTGTATACTATTTTTTTCCATTTGATCTATTAACTTCCATTCTCAATTGATAACAATTTGAAGATTAAAACCTTTCTCCCTATTAAAGGTATTTTACATTCCATTCATTAATACCCATAATTCAAAATAATATCTAATATTATAATTCCATTTATTCCGTATCATATTATAGGAAATTTCCCCAATTTAACTCTGGAATCATTTCCCTATCAATTAATAATATATTTAAAAACACATTTCAAAATAAAAGACAGTCTTCCCATTTTAGGAAGACTGTCTTAAACTTAAGCTAATTCCATTTCTGAAAAAGCAAACTTTATGGCACTTTTAGCTAATACGTCCATAGGATCCACATAAACACCTTCTAAATTATACATTTCCTGTGCAATGGACAATTCTGTGCATCCTAGTATAAATACATTAACACCTTCAGTTTTCATATGATTTATAGTTTCATAAATTTTTTTAACATGGTAATCCTCTTCTCCAGCTTTAATTCCATAAATCAAGTCTGTAACATATTCCTGATATATACCATGGGGTTTAACTAAATTAAGTTCGTAAGCTATGGCTATTTCATCATATATGCCCGATTTAGACGTGCCCTCAGTAGAAAGTAACCCTATGTTCTTTTCTCCAGGATAAGTTTCTACTATATTTTTAATAGTCTCTTCTATCATGTGTATAAACTCAATATCTATGGCCTTTACTATGTCCGAATAAAAATAGTGGGCCGTATTACAAGGCATTATTATACAATCTGCCCCCATCTGTTCTAATTTTTCAGCCGATTCTATTAAATATGGTCGTGGATCTTCTCCATGTCCCGTTATATAATCAGTCCTATCTGGAATATAAGTATTATTATCTATAAATATTCTAACATGATCTTGATCACAATCTGCATCTGTAAAACTTATTATTTTTTTAAATAAACTTGCCGTAGCCATAGGTCCCATTCCACCTAGTATACCAATATTTTTTCTCATTCTCTTATCCCCCTATTTCATGAAATCCATATAGTTTCTAAGGCCTTCTCTGTAATTCCCATCTCTTCCTTTTACAGTTTCAGCACATATCATGGAGTTTATGATAGCTTCTTCTACACTTTCAGCACAGGCTCTAAATAATATGTCTATTTTATCTTCATTTATTACTTTAATATCCACTATATGATCTTTTTCATAATGATGTATTTTATTGGCTGTACTAAAACCTATTACTATATCTCCACTACCATTTCCAAATAGAGATCCTGTTTTACTAAGTCCAACGCCTGCCCTTTTACAGATTCTCCTTAATTGCCTAGAAGATAGGGGCACATCTGTGGCAATTATCATAATTATAGATCCCTTATCTCCATCCTCCTGAGATTTTTCCAGTTCATATATTTTTTCTCCAACATTATAACCCTCTATTGTTAAATCCCTTTTTTCACCCATATTGGATAAAACCAAAGCTCCTATTGTATATTCCATATGTCCTAACATAAACACTCTAGAAGATGAACCTATTCCTCCCTTTAGCTTATAGGCAGACATGCCTCTACCAGCTCCTACTGATCCTTCTTCAAATAATTCATCTGCCTTTTCTAAAGCACCTATTACATGTTTTTCAGTTATATATCCACCTCTTATATCATTTAAATATCCATCATTACATTCACATACAATAGGATTTATAGTTCCTGTTGAAACTCCTATATCTTCATTCTCCCTTAACATGTATTTTACTAAGGAGTCAAATCCAATTCCCACACTAAGGGTATTGGTTAGTATTATGGGTGTTTCTAAAGTTCCTAGTTCATTTATTTGCATAAGTCCTGTACTTTTTCCAAATCCATTTATAACATATGTGGCTGCCACTAATTTTTCTTTAAAAAGATTTCCTTCATGGGGAACTATGGCCGTGACCCCTGTTTGAATGTGATCATCATTTAATGTATAATTCCCTACTTTTACTCCTAAAACATCTGTTATTAAATTATTCTTACCTGGCTTTAATCTGCCAATATTAATTTCATAATCTCTAATTCTTTTGTTAACTGTCATGCTCCCCCTCTTTTCTGTCTTTTTATTTAGATAATGCCTTTACAGGTTCATTGTTTTCACCAACAAATGTACGTCCCCATCCTGTTACTATGGAAAAACCAATTACTACTAGTAAAGCCCAACAATATATAATCCATGGTGCCATTTGTGTAGGAGTTAAAGCTGGTACTAAATCTCCAAATTGTCCACTAGCCTCCTTTGCCAAGGACTGGGCCAATAATAAAGCTGGAGTCCAAGGTAAGGAATAGGCTAGGGTACAAGCCGTTGCATCTAATAGATTAGCCCTTCTATAGGGATGAATTTTGTATTTTTCACCTAAGGGCTTAGCATAGGATGTTCCTATGGCTAAAATCGGAGGTGCATTAAGTCCCATAATAGCTGACATTATACTTACTAGTAATGCTATTGATGCTTCCACTGCAGCTACAGTTTTTACGAACTTTTCTGCCAATTCTAATAATTTCTTATCTCCTCCACCAGCTTTCATAATGTGTACACAGGATAATATGAGTAAAGCCAATATACATATTTCTATCATTCCAGCCACGCCATTTACTAAAACTCCACCTACAGCTCCATCCTTTATATAGAACAGATTTGAAAAACTATTTAACCCAAAAGGTATGGCTATACAAATAGATACTATAGTACCTATAGTTGTAGCATATATAATATCTCCCTTTTTAATGGCAATATAAATGGTAATAGCTGCTGGAATTAACATTATGAGTCCTTTTGGATTCATGTACCTAGCTAATGTCTCATATGGTACATTAGATACACTTCCTCCACCACCAAACATAACTATTATTATTAAAGTCATTATGGATGCCGTAATGGAATATCTTAATCTGGACTTTACAACGCCACCCACATCAGCTCCTTGGCTAGCTGCAGAACATATGGTTGTATCCGATACAGGAGCTAGATTATCCCCAAATGCTCCTCCTCCTACAATAGCCCCTGCAAGTATAACTGGATTTGCTCCTAATAATACTCCAGCTGGATATAATACGGACATACCTGCCACTATTGTTCCAAAACCAGTTCCTGCAGCAGTAGCAAATAGTGCAGAAGATAAAAATGTAATAATTACAAATACCATGCCTTTAGCTCCCACATGATAAGCTCCCCAAATTACACCTTGTACTAGTCCTGATGATCTTAATACGGATGCAAATACTCCAGCAAAGATCCAACAGGCTATTGGTATGATGGCAATCTTATCAGCCATACCTTCTATGACAGTTTCTGAATACTTAATCTTATCCTTAGCTAAAAAGAATGTAATCATTATTCCAGCCATGGAACCAACCCACATTCCCTTTACATCAGGTGCTTTTAATACAGAAATATAGATGGCCACAAATAAAAAGATGAAAAATGGTAAGAAAGAAGTCCAGGGACCTCCATAAAATGATAATTGCTTTTCTTTACTCATTACATATCCTCCTTTTTCATTTTAATTATTCTAAAAAGCAATTATCATGCCATATGTATGACCTACTGCACCATATGATTTTACAGAAGTTAAGTCGTGTCATCATTTTGTAAATTCCGAAAATTTGAAATTTATTTCACTCCTAATGAAATAGATTTCACTTTCTCACAATATTATATTCTTTTATTTTATTAAATAGTTGTCTTTTGCTTATGTTCAATTTTTCTGCAGCATATGCCACATTATAATCATGGGCCTTTAATACTCCTGTTATATATTCTTGTTCTAAATTTTTTCTATATTCCTTTAAGCTTTTGTATTCTTCTATTGACCTTTCCCTTATGGATATATCTCTTTTTCTCATTATTCCATCTTCTGACAAAACTACTAATCTCTCTATAATATTCTTAAGTTCCCTTATATTTCCTGGGTAATTATAATTTAATAAAAATTCCATGAGACTATCTTCAACCTTATGTATGGTTTTATCCATATTTTTCTCACTTTTTCCAATGAAAAATTCAATAAAATCTTCTATATCTTCCCTTCTATCCCTTAAGGATGGTATGTCTACAACAATGGTACTTATCCTATAAAATAAGTCCTTTCTAAATTTATTTTCTTCTATAAGTCTGTAAATATTTCTATTTGTAGCACATATTAACCTAAAATCTACTTTTATAGTTTCATTACTGCCAATTCTCTCTATTTCTTTATTTTCCAAAGTTCTTAAAATTTTAACTTGGGTATTTAATCCCAGGTCTCCTATTTCATCTAAAAACAAAGTGCTTCCATGAGCTGCCTCAAATTTCCCTATTCTATCCTTTAATGCACCTGTGAAGGCCCCCTTATGGTACCCAAACAATTCAGATTCGATTAAATTTTCAGAAAAAGAATTGCAGTTTACAGCCCTAAGTTTTCCTTCTTTTCTATTACTATTATTGTGAATATAATTTACTAATACATCCTTACCTACCCCTGATTCTCCTAGTAGTAAAATATTCACATTCCTATCGGCAGTTTTCTTACAAATCCTTAGAACATCATTAAATGTCTTATTTTTACTTTTAAGGATATGATTATTATCTATATTCTCATTTCTCAAGTTCTTTTCTATTGATTTAATTTCTTCTATTATTTTTTTTGGACTACATCCCTTTATGAAATAGGTTTCCGCCCCTCTTTTCATGGCACAAACGGCATTTTCTATAGTTCCATATCCTGTTATAATTATGACCTTAGTACTTTCATTTACTGACTTTATTCCTCTTAGTAGTTCCATACCATCCATCTTAGGCATTTTCAAATCACTAAATACTATATGATACTCATTATTTTTAACCTTAAATAGGGCCTCTTCCCCATCTTTAGCTTCATGAACATTGTAACCCTCGTCTTCTAGTATTATTTTTAAAGTTTCCCTATAATTTTTTTCATCATCTACAACTAATATGTTCATACCTTTATCCATTACAATCACCTCTTAAAGGTAGCCTTACTTTAAAAGTAGTTCCTTCTCCAACTTTGCTTTTAACGCGTATGTCTCCTCCATTTTTTTTCACTTCATTATATACTATATAAAGTCCCAATCCAGTACCCTCATTGGGTCCTTTTGTTGTAAAAAATGGATTAAATATGTTCTCCAAATCCTCTTTCTTTATTCCACTTCCCGTGTCTATACATTTAATTATTAAATCTTCATTTGTTGTTTTAATATCTATAATTATGGTTCCTCCATCTTTCATAGCATAAATACTATTAGATATTAAATTTATCAATATGTGCTTAATAGATTCTTCGTTTATGTATATATAACTTCTCTTTCCTATTATCTTTCCTTTTATATTATTTTTTTTCATTATAAGTTCTTCTAATTGGATTATATTCTCTATAATTTTTTTAATTTCTATCTTTCTTATTTCCATATTTGTCATCCTAGAAAAATTGAGTAAATTATCTATTATATTACTTGCTCTATTAACAGACTCATCTATGACGTTTATGGCCCTTTCTATCTTTTCTTCATATTTTATATTCTTCTTTAATATATAAAGATAGTTCACAATGACTCCTAAGGGGTTTCTTATTTCATGGGCCACCCCTGCAGCTAACTGGCCTACTGCCATCATCTTATTAGACTGTAGCATCTTTTTTTCACTTAATTTCCCCTTTGTTATATCCTTTATCATTATGAGTATTCTAATTTCATTGTCCTCTAGGAAAAAGGTATTTAACTCATATATTCTATTTTTCCACTCATATTCCATAACCACATTTTCATTTTTATTTATAATTTCCTTTAAATATTCTTCATCATATGGAAATAATTTGTCTTTAAATAAAATGAGCTCATTATTTATTATTTCGTCCTTATCCTTATGGACAAATTGGCATAAACTCTTGTTTACGTCCCTTATTATTAATTCCTCATCTATAACTATCATAAAATTAGTTAGTCCATCAAAAATTGTTTGTAAATTCTTTTTACTATTATAAATTTCTATAGTTTGCTTCCTTACTTCCCTCTTTAAATTTTTATTCCATATACACAATATATATATGGCCATTAAAAATATTATGGAAAATATGAATAAAAACAACTTTATTTTATTAAATACACCATCCTTAACTATGGGAGTTGATATACCAAACCATTTTTGCTGAATTTTTACCATTACACCCTTTTTTCTTAAAGCATATATGGATTTATTTATTATATTGAGTAGAATTTTATCTTTCTTATTTACTGCTAATACAGTTTCATTTTCATACATATGATTGTCTAATATTTTTAACATGTTCTTTCTACTGGATTTTTCCACGAAATAGCTTATTACAGGCTCATCCCCAACAACAGCATCTGCTTTATTATTAAGTATAAGCTCAATAGCTTCATTTATATCCTTAGTATATATAAAGGTTATACCCCTAGTATTTTTTTTCAAGAACTCTATGGCATAATCACCCCGAGGAACAGCCACCCTTTTATTAGGTAAATTTAAATAGGATTTAATGTTTCTCTCATTTCCCCTAGTTAATATTACTCCCCTCATATTGTATATGGGATCTGAAAATAAGTAGTGTTTACTTCTCTCTTTAGATTCAAACATATCACATATTTGAGTTTCTTTATTTTTTAATGCTACTAGGGCCTTATCCCATACGTAGGGTTTTATCTTAATATCCTTTTCAATTTCTATAGATAAAGCTCTCATATAATCTATAACAATTCCTTTATATTGATTGTCTTCTTCATCTAAGAATCTAAGAGGGGGAGCATTCTTATCTCCCCCATAAATAATAACCTTATTTTCCTTTAGCCAATTCTTTTCCTCTAGGGTAAATTCATTTAAAGAAAATATTTCCTTCCATATGCTGCTACCCAATTCTTTCTGTAGATATATATTTATTCCTAATAATATGATTATAACTCCTAAGAAAAAAGAGTATATTATTTTTCTTTTCATAATTATCACCTAGAATCACACTATCTTCTATTGAGGAAAAAATGTTTTTATGGACTCTATTACATGATCTAGTTCTTCCCTATTCACCCAATAATTAGTAACAAATCTATACATTCCATCTTCTGGTGGATTTATTAATATATTTTTATCTCTCATATATTGTACAAATTCGTCCACATCATGGTGAATTTTCTCCATATTACAAAATACCATGTTTATATGTATCTCCTCTAAATTAACTTCTATACCTGTTATCTCCTTTAGTTTTTTTCCTAAATATTTGGCATTTTCATGGTCTTCATCAATTCTTTTAACCATTTCCTTTAATGCCACAAGGCCTGCAGATGCTAAAAAGCCTACTTGCCTTAATCCTCCACCCATTAATTTCCTATTTTTCCTTGCCTTTAATATAAAGTCTTTACTTCCAGCTAATATGGATCCTACAGGAGCACATAATCCCTTTGATAGACAAAACATTACAGAATCACAATATTTTGTAATGTCTATTACCTCTACTCCTAAACTAGCTGCCGCATTAAAAACTCTAGCTCCATCTAAGTGTACAGGTATCTCATATTTCTTAGCAATTTCATAGATTTCTTTCATATTA from Anaeromicrobium sediminis encodes the following:
- a CDS encoding cation diffusion facilitator family transporter; amino-acid sequence: MLNDGERIKLGNKVLAITIALNVLLTIIKVIGGLWGNSSAMVADGLHSLSDVITSMGIIISLFISSKPRDEEHPYGHEKAESIASFLLALVLATTGAQIGYHSINTIIHKTYAQPEFYTIIVAIISVLIKEYQYRITISAAKKINSNAMMSDAWHHRSDAFSSIAALIGIIGSRLGYSYLDPLAGIIVSVIVVKVGIELLLQAVHELMDGSIGEEEIEQIKDKVKEIKGVRDINQLRGRKHGSKANLDINICVDPNITVYEGHRIGDIAQKDIKDNFANINEIIVHIDPCIHKGSYECKQCKRRKV
- the cuyB gene encoding cysteate racemase, giving the protein MRKNIGILGGMGPMATASLFKKIISFTDADCDQDHVRIFIDNNTYIPDRTDYITGHGEDPRPYLIESAEKLEQMGADCIIMPCNTAHYFYSDIVKAIDIEFIHMIEETIKNIVETYPGEKNIGLLSTEGTSKSGIYDEIAIAYELNLVKPHGIYQEYVTDLIYGIKAGEEDYHVKKIYETINHMKTEGVNVFILGCTELSIAQEMYNLEGVYVDPMDVLAKSAIKFAFSEMELA
- a CDS encoding DmpA family aminopeptidase, producing MTVNKRIRDYEINIGRLKPGKNNLITDVLGVKVGNYTLNDDHIQTGVTAIVPHEGNLFKEKLVAATYVINGFGKSTGLMQINELGTLETPIILTNTLSVGIGFDSLVKYMLRENEDIGVSTGTINPIVCECNDGYLNDIRGGYITEKHVIGALEKADELFEEGSVGAGRGMSAYKLKGGIGSSSRVFMLGHMEYTIGALVLSNMGEKRDLTIEGYNVGEKIYELEKSQEDGDKGSIIMIIATDVPLSSRQLRRICKRAGVGLSKTGSLFGNGSGDIVIGFSTANKIHHYEKDHIVDIKVINEDKIDILFRACAESVEEAIINSMICAETVKGRDGNYREGLRNYMDFMK
- a CDS encoding Na+/H+ antiporter NhaC family protein, which produces MSKEKQLSFYGGPWTSFLPFFIFLFVAIYISVLKAPDVKGMWVGSMAGIMITFFLAKDKIKYSETVIEGMADKIAIIPIACWIFAGVFASVLRSSGLVQGVIWGAYHVGAKGMVFVIITFLSSALFATAAGTGFGTIVAGMSVLYPAGVLLGANPVILAGAIVGGGAFGDNLAPVSDTTICSAASQGADVGGVVKSRLRYSITASIMTLIIIVMFGGGGSVSNVPYETLARYMNPKGLIMLIPAAITIYIAIKKGDIIYATTIGTIVSICIAIPFGLNSFSNLFYIKDGAVGGVLVNGVAGMIEICILALLILSCVHIMKAGGGDKKLLELAEKFVKTVAAVEASIALLVSIMSAIMGLNAPPILAIGTSYAKPLGEKYKIHPYRRANLLDATACTLAYSLPWTPALLLAQSLAKEASGQFGDLVPALTPTQMAPWIIYCWALLVVIGFSIVTGWGRTFVGENNEPVKALSK
- a CDS encoding sigma-54-dependent transcriptional regulator, which translates into the protein MDKGMNILVVDDEKNYRETLKIILEDEGYNVHEAKDGEEALFKVKNNEYHIVFSDLKMPKMDGMELLRGIKSVNESTKVIIITGYGTIENAVCAMKRGAETYFIKGCSPKKIIEEIKSIEKNLRNENIDNNHILKSKNKTFNDVLRICKKTADRNVNILLLGESGVGKDVLVNYIHNNSNRKEGKLRAVNCNSFSENLIESELFGYHKGAFTGALKDRIGKFEAAHGSTLFLDEIGDLGLNTQVKILRTLENKEIERIGSNETIKVDFRLICATNRNIYRLIEENKFRKDLFYRISTIVVDIPSLRDRREDIEDFIEFFIGKSEKNMDKTIHKVEDSLMEFLLNYNYPGNIRELKNIIERLVVLSEDGIMRKRDISIRERSIEEYKSLKEYRKNLEQEYITGVLKAHDYNVAYAAEKLNISKRQLFNKIKEYNIVRK
- a CDS encoding ATP-binding protein, whose amino-acid sequence is MKRKIIYSFFLGVIIILLGINIYLQKELGSSIWKEIFSLNEFTLEEKNWLKENKVIIYGGDKNAPPLRFLDEEDNQYKGIVIDYMRALSIEIEKDIKIKPYVWDKALVALKNKETQICDMFESKERSKHYLFSDPIYNMRGVILTRGNERNIKSYLNLPNKRVAVPRGDYAIEFLKKNTRGITFIYTKDINEAIELILNNKADAVVGDEPVISYFVEKSSRKNMLKILDNHMYENETVLAVNKKDKILLNIINKSIYALRKKGVMVKIQQKWFGISTPIVKDGVFNKIKLFLFIFSIIFLMAIYILCIWNKNLKREVRKQTIEIYNSKKNLQTIFDGLTNFMIVIDEELIIRDVNKSLCQFVHKDKDEIINNELILFKDKLFPYDEEYLKEIINKNENVVMEYEWKNRIYELNTFFLEDNEIRILIMIKDITKGKLSEKKMLQSNKMMAVGQLAAGVAHEIRNPLGVIVNYLYILKKNIKYEEKIERAINVIDESVNRASNIIDNLLNFSRMTNMEIRKIEIKKIIENIIQLEELIMKKNNIKGKIIGKRSYIYINEESIKHILINLISNSIYAMKDGGTIIIDIKTTNEDLIIKCIDTGSGIKKEDLENIFNPFFTTKGPNEGTGLGLYIVYNEVKKNGGDIRVKSKVGEGTTFKVRLPLRGDCNG
- the ltaE gene encoding low-specificity L-threonine aldolase → MKIIDLRSDTVTKPTSKMREAMFKAIVGDDVYEDDPTVKELEKYAAKLVGKEAALFVPSGTFGNQLSLFTHCKRGDEVILGDDCHIVAHEVGAASVIAGVQLRTVDTDGGIMDPLRIERKIRKEDDIHFPHTGLICMENAHSVGKVVPIDNMKEIYEIAKKYEIPVHLDGARVFNAAASLGVEVIDITKYCDSVMFCLSKGLCAPVGSILAGSKDFILKARKNRKLMGGGLRQVGFLASAGLVALKEMVKRIDEDHENAKYLGKKLKEITGIEVNLEEIHINMVFCNMEKIHHDVDEFVQYMRDKNILINPPEDGMYRFVTNYWVNREELDHVIESIKTFFPQ